cgatactgtcaaccaccaaaaccttcttcttaaattacatcattatggtgtcagaggacactccctacaatacctcaaatcctaccttactgacaggctccaatgtgtttctgtgaataatacaatttcgcccaccctacccatcaacattggtgttccccagggcagcatacttggccctctcctctttctcatctacattaatgaccttccaaatgcctcccaacacctcaaaccaatcctatttgctgacgacacaaccttcatttactccagtcctgatccccttgctctaaatgccacagtaaatactgagctaaataaagtccatctgtggctaactgccaacaaactcacccttaacattgacaaaactttctatattctgtttggcaataaatcctctaatcaaataaatctcaaaataaacaatacccaaatttgtaacaaattagatggcaaattccttggcattctcattgaccacaagctgaatttccagggacacattctaaacatatcaaaaaaagtttcaaaaactgtgggcattctttctaagatcagatattatgtaccacgccctgccctggtgactctctattactcccttatctatccatatctcaactatggtatttgtgcttggggctctactacccaaaatcacttacgtcctctaattactcaacacaaagctgctattaggacaatatccaactctggccccagacatcactcggtacccctactcaaatctctgaatatgttagacattaagtcactgcacattcactcatgtgtattatacatatacaaaacgctaaattgtaatgccaatcctgatctcaaaagcttcatagaaggttgtaacagaacccatgagcaccacaccagaaataaatacagttttgatattcctagagtacgacttaatcaaaccagaaatgctctacaaatcaaggggcccaggatgtggaatgaccttcccaaccatgttaaagacagtacctctctcaaccagtttaagttaaaaacgaagctatacctaataaattccatgtaacctaccttacccttctattgtcaacccatgtatgtttttgttttttttttttttgttttacaaatcaacgctgttttaatgtaattttctgtaataatttataattgtatttgtgctgttttttcaacaatgttccccccctcttttacctctatttttatttgtactcaacgcatttttttctttttacccattagttttaagctttagtcagtagtgttttttcctgcccgaaacgctttgcgtaatagtggctttaggcattgtatgtactagctctatctataaagccaacaaactttgtaaaatctctttatgtatgtacctttgcctaaataaaaattattattattattattattattattattattattattattattattattattaatttcacAGTCTAGAGTACAAGATGAGCATCACAACAATCAACCATAATTCATTACACATCTGTCCATAAATACACACACCAAATTGTCAGACACTGCATGTCCTGTCAGTGATGAGTAGCACTTTTTCTCACATTGTGCTGTGCAGAGTAATATTTGCAACTAATCTTTGTTTCAACATATGGATATTAACAATTGCAAAAAATTATGGTATAATATAGATTACAATTTACATGttcatactgtacagtatttataaaattgcttaggtaattacactttggtaattactgtAATTAATTAATTACTTGGTATCTGGCCAAGGACTGGGACTACAGTAGTTGAGAACTTGGAGAGCATCTTAACTTCAGCGTGTCATCTACAAAagatgacacaaagctgtgacttgtattttttattccccaGCATGTTCATTTCCAAGGCAGacttgtgtgggactctgtcaaaggCCTCTTCTAAGTTCAGATACAATCAACTCgactatctctttcctgtaaaatctctatgGCTCTATTATAaacactaagtagatttgttacacaggatcttcctgctcAAAACTAGACTGCTATTATATtattcatttctctccaggtatgCCATCCATTTTGGTCTTAACTATTTTttatagtgttttgactaccataCTTGCCAattatatgggtctataatttagaggcaCTTTTCTgctaccatttttgtagattggaactgtttgcctttttccatatatctgcaaaGATTCCTGTACAGAAAGATGTTTGGAATACAGTATCagttggagtggaatgctcagctcaggtgcacattctctcggaACACAAAATGAAACTCCATTTGGTCCAAATTAGCAATGTGTCTGGCTTTCTGAAaatctcattttgcacaaacacacatttggaactgttcatttagtgtttcacataTTTCTTTTTTTATCTTTGTAAATCTGTTCTCCATTTACAAGTATTGGGTAACTCAGGGTGACCATTAGTGCAGTTGTTAGTGCTGCCAGAGAGCAATCATGTAGTCCTTGTTAATTTCTGAGGAAGCCAACTCATTTGGGTATATTTCTTACACCTGATGCTGCTGTTCTCTAGGCAGTAACTATATACATGGGACTTGTTCTACTATTGTGGTTTGGATCCCACAATGACCAGTTGTTGGATAGAGATACTTTGATATGTTTAACAGGCTTCGGTCCCCAACAGTGAGAAACCATACACTTCTCTTTAACAAAAATTATCATCTTTCCATTTATGTTACTGTTTTATCTGATAAGTTACTAATGGTATGATTTCATCTAGAGGTGTATTGATGTACAGGATCAGTGGTATAGGTTATTTTTGCACTGAAGGTGTAAGAacactaaatgcataagcatgagAAGCATGAGAACATAAAGATAATACAGAATGAGGTACCAGAGGGCTAGGAATGAATACCTCTGAGTGAAAAGAGAAACAGAAAAGTAATTCAGGAATAATACTGTATTGCAAttaaaaacatttaacattttccATCTTAATTACCAGGTAGTCCAAAGAGAAGTGTTGACAGCCCCAAATCCCCCAAAATGAGAGGCATTGACTCATCTCCTTCTTTTCGGAGGGAACAATTAATAAGAAGTGAGCCACTACCACCAATCAGTGTCACACCATACCCTTTGTCAACATCTACAGAGATGGCGATGGCCATGAGTTCAGAGGCACAAGCATTACAGGTCAGTTAGTGCAATTGTTGATATTTATGAAGTGCTGAGTTGGACAGTTTATATGTCTAAGGATTTACTACGATTAGCATTTATTAAAGGTTTTTGTATTCAATTTTGATAAATGTGTTATCTTTAGCTAATGCCATTATTGTATACAGTGGTTAATTTGCATTTACAGGAAAGGGTGAAGGTGCTGTCAGATTTGGTCCATGAGTTGCAGAAAGCTAGGGATGACAATATTCCTCATATGAATTCCATTAATGCACTAGGAGACAAAATTGTCATAGAAGAAAAATTGACTGTCTCAAACCGGGTAAGTTTTGTGTACAAAATTTGTTTAATTGGCCACTAACAGAGGCACACACTatttgcaggcaatgagtcacaataacgtggctgaagaatgttgaccagaccacacactagaaggtgaagggacgacgacgtttcggtccgtcctggaccattctcaagtcgattgtgacttgagaatcaacttgagaatggtccaggacggaccgaaacgttgtcgtcccttcatcttctagtgtgtggtctcgcACACACTATTTGTTTAATCAGATATTAAGATGTTTTCTTAATCAGGGACTAATTACTATACAGTATGTGTATTGTATTTGTAATATCAGTTCATATTATAATGAGCTTCTTTATCTGAAATAACTAGTGCACCAGAAAAAATTTAGAAAGATTTGAGGAATAGACTACTAATTAACACAAGAATGAGTAAAGAAAACTTGGGCAAGTTAAGCAGTGTTGGTGTGAAGGGATGCCTAGAAGGTGCCTTACAGCCAGTCTCACGTAGCTTCAATGCCATCTCGCCATCTTCTCTTTAATTATGTAGACCTTCAATTATCTGGGCATCTGGAAGTACCAATTGATCTGGATAATTAGCACTACACTATATGTATACAAGGAATGTTTGGTTAAAAATGCCAAGGAAGTGTATAAAGTTTTACAAACTTACGAAAATGAGAGGAGCTGCTTGGTGGGATGAGGAAGTGGTGTGAACAGATGATAAGCAAAGTAAATGGATTTTATGGATGTAAGGTGAACAATGGATAGGCAGAGTAGAAGGTATGGTGTAAGAGTAAACTGTGTGTAACAATATTAGCTATACCAAAAAAAAAGTGAAAGCCAGGCCCAAACTCTTGTTCTGAATGCCAGATGTCTGGATGAATGTTTTAGGATATTAAAGTTTTGTTTTCTTTTATGCATTCTGCAGATACTTATCACAGTGAAAGACATTTTTGTTACTTAAAAACTGTATAGGTTTGTATCATGGCAAAAGGGTTAAACTCCAACATATTCTTGCCTAATGTCAAAATCTGTTAATAGTGTTTCTAGTTAGACTTTCTGctgaaaataccttgtaaagtaaGCTTTCAGCTTAGTAAGGTTTTAAAAGAATGTTACTTAttgcatatttatatattatcTGTCCTTATCTAGAATAATAATTTAACTTCTAATGTATTTCAGACAAAGCTCAAAATGATGTATGAAAAAGGTGTGAGTGATGCTGAGAAAGAGGTGTCGCTAGTAAAGAAGGCACTCAACACTGTGTATCAAATTCGTAACATCCGTCATGATCTTCGCATACAGGTGAGCTAGTAATAAATGACTAAATTGCTATAATTATCTTATGTTATACATAATGTATTGTAGCTGACTTGGCATTAAACACCAGTCAATTCAGTGGTCACTATTTTATTTATAGAACCAATgctttaatctctctctctctctctctctattaggaAGTGACCTCATCTAAAGCTTCAGGTTGTTCTATAACCACATATCTCTTTCCATGCTCTTCATTACCTTCCCTCGCCCATTCTTTCACGTATTGTTCCACTCGTTGGGCAGCTTCACAAGATGTAACATACCCAGCTGGAATGCCAGGCAGAATAATGTTGGGCATATGTATTAACATGAAGCTCCCGATTCCAAAAATTGAAGACGCCATCATACAGCTCTCCACGATGAGATACCAATTCAGGGTTTCAAGACTATTATTGAAAGCATGAGTGGTAAAGGAATTACGTGCTTCACTTAAGTCTCATTCGAGTTCCAAGTCCTGGCATGTAGTTGTAAAGTGGTGTTGACCTATGACAGTTGTTTTCTTTGGTTAGCAcctaaaaaaagaaaaagaaaaaatatatccTTGCCTTCTTGGGTTTCTGGAACAGATTTGGTTCAACACAAGTTGATCAATGACTATTTGTGACGGTGGGACCAAATCAGCTGGGTTGTCATGAATTGTAAATTGCAAGAAGCTTTTGTGTGGCAGGTAAGACAATCACTTTTGGAAGTGAGGCTCCACAGTTTGGTCTATAAGCTAAAAGCTCCAGTAATCATCCATAGGTAACCATGAAATTACTAGGGATCAGGAATATAACAAGTGATAAAATCTGTAAGTATGTTTTcttttaaattatttaaattattgaGATACAGTAACTTTACAGCATAGTGTATATAATGATGAATTCTAATTaaatctcttatttcaggctaagAATTCTGGAAACAAAGAAACTATCCGTCGTGGTGCCCTGATGAAAATGTTGCTGAACTGTGCTCAGACATTGCCTCTATGGATTGGTAATGCAGGGGATAAGCCACCTCCCTTATGTGGGGCTGTTCCTCCAGAACAGAATTATGTTGCAAAGGTATCTTGTCATGTATTCAACTATGTTTATGCTGAAAATTTGAATAACTGGAAAACACCATCATGAAAGCTTTATTGCTACTTGATAATTTTATTGCTACAGTGTCATAAATAATCCTAGCTGCCATTTCCTATCTGCTTCTGATGCctaaaccatatttgagtatatcTCTTGGTCCACTCTGTTCTTCCACACCTCACATCTTCAGTGAATGAGCGAATATTATTTTGTTTTATCATTTTTAACCCATTTTTATACATTACTGTCATTCTCTGAAAAATGCTACTTCAACTTATGGAAGTGGAAAGCAGGATAATGATAATGGTGGTGCAGTATTACAGTTTGGTCTGCCAAATATCTTTATAGACACCCAACATATGTCATAATAATCAGCAAGGCTCTTTATTCAAAACTGTTTTCATAGAGATTGCAGCATATCATCTTGAATACAAATCAGCCTCATTCTCTTGTTTTTTCACTTTGCAGTGTGTGATGTCTATTTACCTTTTAAAAAATGAGTTACAAAtttgctaccttgaggttaccttgaggtgcttccggggaatagtgtccccgcagcctggtcgtcgaccaggcctcctggttgctggactgatcaaccaggctgttggacgtggctgctcgcagcctgacgtatgagtcgcagcctggttgatcaggtatcctttggaggtctaaatatttttttatataaaataatttcAGGTGAATGACATGGTGGCATGTCTTGTAAGAGGTAGTGAGGGGGAAGATAATTGGATCTTGGCAGAAGTTgtgagctacaacactaccacaaacaaGTATGAGGTAGATGACATTGATGAAGAACAAAAAGAACGTCACACCCTCAGCCGCCGTCGAGTTTATCCTCTTCCGTTGATGAGAGCCAACCCAGAAGTAAACCCTGAAGCTTTGTACCCTAAAGGTTCTATAGGTGAGTCTTGCATATCATATGGGTGCTAGTTAAATGGAATTCCAGAAATTATTTTAAATTTGCTCCATAAATAGAAATTACTGTACCCTGCATCTAAGTACCATTAACAGAAGTGTACAGTCTACTCTCAAGTAAGTGTATGTAGTCATAGTATGTAGACTGAATTTATGAAGGAGATATTCTGAAGCCCATTAAAATAATTTTCAAGgaaattttttgtttgttttagctTGCACGGTGATGTCAACTCCCTGAAAAAGAGCCACAGAATTTTTATTTAAATGTGCTTATTGAGTTTCCATAGACCATGACTCGCTATGCTCTGCCTTACAAAATCTTTGCAAATGCTGTTAGAGCAATATTGATTAATGGTGATATAGTACAGTACATGGAGAACATTTGATGGTTATCCACAAGAATATGACTATCCTGAGTTTTGAGTTTTGTCCCTGGACTTAGGTGGCCCAGCCCCTAATTGCTTTTCGTCAAGGTCTTGAGTGTCTCGCCTAAAGAGGAGTGAAACTATCAGTCAATACATGAACAGCATTAAAATTTTGTTTTAAATACTCTTGATTGTTTTCCCAGTCATAGTTACTTTCTTAAATGCTGTGTCCTATAAAAATCCCTGAAAATGTGATTAGAGCAATATTATAGGGATTACATTATGTGATCTCATCAAATGTCCATAGGGAAGGGGGTTAAAATTAAAATAGCGTATGAAATATTGACGAGATGTGTCACATCACGAAGAATTTTTGATTGTGAATCTTCAGTGTATTAGTTGTTCATTGAAAGCCAAGTGAACCAACTCTGTGTCCTTTTTATTCACTTGTTTCTTTACTAGTGAATGGCCCATTTCTCTTAAGCACTCGCTCAATACTAAAGTAATATATTTAGTGTAGAATTAGTAGTATTTTGGGTTCCTGTAAGTCACAAAATGGCTTGCCATTCACTTTCTATCCTGGATTTCACATAATGCTTTCATTTTTAACTCAGTTGTTTCCGTATCTGTAATTATCTCGTCAACCTTTCTTCTTGTATGGAGGGAATGTTGTGCCCACTCAGATTTGCTTCTTTGTCTCATTTTACTGTAATGTTATTTGTGCATATATTTAGTCCTCTTAAAACATTGGCTCAGGGTTTTGTTATCACTTGTTCTTGCCAGATTATTTCTGTGAGATCATGATTAATTAGTTTCCAGTTAATAAGTTGTGCAGCTCTGTTGTCTGTGTATGTTTCAATTTCAATTAGTCTGTGGTTTGAGTAAGATGTATTTGAAATTGTTGTATCATATcagtttatcattaattttttgtAAGAAGCTCTTGGTTTTAGAATGCATCATTTTTCAATTATAATTCTTAATTAAAATGTGTGTGGCTGGAATGTACACTCTCAGGGAACACTATTTGGTGTAGATTAGGGAGTCAAGTATATACTGTATAACATTTTTAAGGCATAATTAAATCTGAAGGAAGATTCGCTAATATTGTACTGTAATATTCTCATACTCTATTTATAAaatatgatttaaaaaaaaatgtgtgtgaAAACAAATTTTGAAGTATTATCGAGTGCTACTGTATaactattaaatatataattggtGACATTATGCTATAAAGTAGCACTATAAATATTTTCTTCCTTAGTTATGGCCCTGTATCCCCAAACTACATGTTTCTACAAGGCAGTAATCAATCGGCTGCCGACATTAGCAACTGAAGAATACGAAGTTTTGTTTGAGGACCCTACATACGCTGATGGCTACTCTCCACCACTAATGGTTGCTCAGAGATACGTTATACAGATTAAGGAAGTCAGCAAAAAGAAATAATTTTAGAAGTAAATAAAATATTTGCCAATAATCCTGCTTCTCTCGTCCAGCATTAGAGAAGGAAATAAGTCATATTTAAGTGATACTATATAGTACAGTATAGCACTTTTTTAATTAACATACGTTTACTGACTgtgagaagactgaattacagtaTGCTGTTTATAGGAAACAATATAATTATTACTtaagtatttatatgatataaaaTGTTCAGGGAATAGAACTTTAAAGCATCTAAAACAAATAAATATTACATTTAAAAATTTCTTTTAATCATGTGTCCAACTTAATTTTATTACCTAATATTCAGTGACTCCTTGATTTATTTTGGTTGTAGATGGTCATCACAGGGAATCTTAGAACAAAACATAGTTTGGCACAGAATACAGTCTACCATCTTGGTTTGTTACAAAGGCATTCATTTATTCTATTTTTCTTGTTCACTTTGAATAGTAGGTTATAACTGTTGATCTGTTTGCTCTTAAAACAAGACAGACATTAATTACGTAGTATTTTCGAGACAGCAATTGCACAGACCCTAGTGCATTAATGTATTATTTCATTAACTTAATTGCAATTTTTTTCAGCTGAATTAAAGAATTTGTAATATACTTTGAAAGGAGGTGTCCAAGGCTCTTTGAAAGAGACGTAGGAGGTGAAGGGACATGAAGACTTTGGGAACAGCTACTATAGATGATATTTTCTACTTGTTATAACTAAATTATCATTCTCAACAAATTGTTCAAAATTTTTCCATTGACAAATTACATAAATTATTTTAAATCGTCGGATAAGCTAAAACAAATTTACTTTTTGGTAGTTACTCCTGGAAGAGCACACAGCATTTCGAACAGCAAGTTGGCTCCAGTGAGTGCAGTTGTTCCCTCAAAATCATATGGAGGAGAAACCTGAAAATATAAGATACACTTGTTTAATCTACTGTTGTTTATTGAAAGTAAAGTTACGATAAGGGATGTTTTAAAATAGGTATTACTTATTACACACTAAAATCTTAAGCTCAGGATGTCTTGAACTGAGGATGATTGTTTATATAGAATTTCAGTATTAGATGAATCATACAAAGATTATTTTCACAAACTAAGAGATGTtgaaaataaattgaataaatgatcaagataGAGACCTGCAGTGTAAGTAATGGTGATATAGATTCCTATGATACTTATAATGAACACAATTATGATAGATTCTACTTGCCTCTACTAGAGAGCCCTACAAATCTATACCAGTTGACATTACTTTTTCTACCAGGAGACATATAAGGGACTTGCTTAACTAATGGGGGTCCCTAATtgcctctaccaagggactcgttTGCTTCCACTAGATGACTGTTTACCTCCACAGATCATTCCTTACCTACATCAGTAAATCCATCTTGTTTTCaccaggggacacacacacacctccaccaagggtctctctcaccaccaccagggctcgCTTACTTTCACCAAAGGTCATACTGACCTCTACCAGGGGTCACAATCACCTCCACCAGGGGTCTCACTCACCTCCACTAGATCACATCCTACCAGATTGAGGCCACGACATCCCCGCACGATTTCCAGTGCCTGTATGGGGGTCAGTCCTCCTATTTCCGGAGTACCTGCAAATCACATAAGGATTATTGTTTTACCTTGTTGGGcatttattagtatattttatacTCTGCTATCATTATCAGAATAAGATGCAAGTCATATGCATTTGCCTATGAAAGCATTTGCTGCAactcatgattttttttaaaaattgaCTGTAAATATAGAGTACAGTAATTGACTCTGGTGGGTAATATTTGTATTGTCTTCTCTAAATTATTAATTAGTTTTACAGATGTTAAGGTTTACAGCAGTCTATAGCATTTCTTGGTCTGATCTtgcatttattattcaatttccaAACAGGATTAGTTATTGGAGGAATGTAATCCAGCCATTGCTTATATTAAATTACAGCAATATTCAATATCAGGAGTTTGTTATGCTGTATGCATCTTATTTATACTGATACATGTATGTTTTATTAATATTGAAGTCTGAGCTATGACTTTACTTTTCAGAAGATCTGAGAAACTTAGTATTGAATTGCACAGTGGACTTCATACTCGACTCACAATCAAAGGACCTGGGTTCAGTTTCTGGGTAGGATAGAAATGGTTGAGCATGCTTCTTTTCATCTGatacttctgttcacctagcagtaaactaggtaccttggagtttggcaactgttgtggggtggcATCCAGGGAAAGGTCAGCAGGTGGCTTAGGAGGACCTCGATAAGACTAAGTATATGTacaagcttcctgtccccgacaacttAAATTACATAGCaacaaagtgtaaccaacttcaaGATTGTAATGTAGCTTTAGCACTTTAAATACAGCATGGGATTAAGCTAACTTTGCCAACTTACCAGTGCCAGGACAGAAGCCAGGATCAATGGCATCAATATCAAAGGAGAGGTAGACGGGTCTGTCGCCCATCATCGCTCTCACTTCTTCCATGAGCGGCACGAGAGACTTGTACCAGCACTCCTCGGCCGTCACTACACGGAATCCCTGCAGCAAACATTGTCATTATATGGCATTGTACCACAATCATAATCCAAAATAATATATTCTTTCAATCTTAAAAATTTTGAGAAATATTAAGAACGTTGATGAAGTGCTGGATTTGctgctataatttgaagttaaaataaaaCATACAATGCTGGGTACTCCAATATTATACAAAAATAAAAATCGGATGAATCCATATCGAAGTGAGACGAcaaaaagctaaaaaaaaaaaaaaaaagagtatgtGAAGTAGATAGCCACCATCAGTATCATCATGTGACAAGTCATCAGGGCTGTATCAAGTGTTGTTTTACAATGATTGTTTCAAtttctatatactgtatacactgtTAACATTATTGTGCTACTGATTGTAACATAACCACTGTTTGTACTGTAATtgctatatatataacaattatatatCATCTCTCATCACTTTACCTGACTCAACTGCCAAGCATTTGGTTCAGGTGAATGACTGGTACCTCGCAGACCAATCTGGACAGTGGCATGGGGGTCGATGAGCTCCTCCTCCACTGCCCGTCTGAAAGGTGTGCCGTGGTTGATCTTGGCTCCCAGCATGGTGTCGCTCACGTCAGAATGAGCATCCACATGAACCAATCCTACCTTGCCTCTCCTGGCCTTATCACATAAAAATAACATTACAATCAAAATAAACATAAATATTACCACCTTATacacacttaaatatatatatctaattcacGAATTTAAGTGAAACGGGATTAAAAACATTTTGACATCTTTGCTACATCAACTGTAAAATTAAACTGTTTAAAACATAGTTTGCACAATAATTCAAAAGGGTTGACAGCAATCTGGCTTACTATACATTAGCATCTTTGGAGTAAGTATTCTTTGACTATTAAATAGCTGCCAAAACTGAAAACAAAAGCATCAAGTAGAGGCTAGAGATGTTAAACACAGTATGCCAAAGCTAtgtgacagaaggaaaagaggcaatatgatatgTACAAAATGGTATCAGAATCGACAGAATtgacaaagaggagctttgtaacC
This genomic window from Procambarus clarkii isolate CNS0578487 chromosome 62, FALCON_Pclarkii_2.0, whole genome shotgun sequence contains:
- the Sgf29 gene encoding SAGA-associated factor 29 isoform X1, which codes for MGKGKDKNLGSPKRSVDSPKSPKMRGIDSSPSFRREQLIRSEPLPPISVTPYPLSTSTEMAMAMSSEAQALQERVKVLSDLVHELQKARDDNIPHMNSINALGDKIVIEEKLTVSNRTKLKMMYEKGVSDAEKEVSLVKKALNTVYQIRNIRHDLRIQAKNSGNKETIRRGALMKMLLNCAQTLPLWIGNAGDKPPPLCGAVPPEQNYVAKVNDMVACLVRGSEGEDNWILAEVVSYNTTTNKYEVDDIDEEQKERHTLSRRRVYPLPLMRANPEVNPEALYPKGSIVMALYPQTTCFYKAVINRLPTLATEEYEVLFEDPTYADGYSPPLMVAQRYVIQIKEVSKKK
- the Sgf29 gene encoding SAGA-associated factor 29 isoform X2; amino-acid sequence: MRGIDSSPSFRREQLIRSEPLPPISVTPYPLSTSTEMAMAMSSEAQALQERVKVLSDLVHELQKARDDNIPHMNSINALGDKIVIEEKLTVSNRTKLKMMYEKGVSDAEKEVSLVKKALNTVYQIRNIRHDLRIQAKNSGNKETIRRGALMKMLLNCAQTLPLWIGNAGDKPPPLCGAVPPEQNYVAKVNDMVACLVRGSEGEDNWILAEVVSYNTTTNKYEVDDIDEEQKERHTLSRRRVYPLPLMRANPEVNPEALYPKGSIVMALYPQTTCFYKAVINRLPTLATEEYEVLFEDPTYADGYSPPLMVAQRYVIQIKEVSKKK